The Dehalococcoidales bacterium genomic interval ATCAAAGCAGGGGCAAAGTCACTCAACGAAATAAGAAGGAATACGCAGACCAGTCCTCTGCGCTGCGCCGACCCTGACGCCGCCGTGAAGATGGTCAGGGTAATTGAACAAGCCCGGGGGGAAGGGGACAGCGTGGGCGGGGCCGTCGAGGCGATGGCGCTTAACGTACCGGTGGGACTGGGAGAGCCGGTATTCGACACGCTGGAAGGAGACCTGGCCAGGGCTATCTTTGCCATCCCGGCGGTTAAAGGGGTTGAATTCGGCGCCGGGTTCTCCGTCGCCGGGAAAAGAGGCTCCGAAAATAACGACGCCTTCACCATCAGCGACGGCAAAGTGGTGACTGTAACCAATAACGCCGGCGGCATCCTCGGCGGAATCAGCAACGGGATGCCGGTGGTGGTAAGGGTCGCTTTCAAGCCGACGCCATCAATAGCCCGGATTCAGAACACGGTTGACCTGCAAAAAATGACCGATACCAGCCTGGAAGTGAAAGGCAGGCACGATGCCTGCATCGTGCCCAGAGCCGTACCCGTCGTGGAAGCAATGATGGCGGTAACGCTCTGTGATTTCGCGATGAGAGCAGGACTTATCCCGGA includes:
- the aroC gene encoding chorismate synthase — its product is MGNSFGKMFTVTSFGESHGRCVGTIIDGCPAGLPLTEEDLQQELDKRRPGKNVASTSRAEEDKVEILAGAFKGHTTGAPICLLIWNKDIDSSAYERIRFLARPGHADYTAYVKYGGFNDYRGGGRFSGRTTATMVMAGAVARKLLGLTGIEILAYTIEIGGIKAGAKSLNEIRRNTQTSPLRCADPDAAVKMVRVIEQARGEGDSVGGAVEAMALNVPVGLGEPVFDTLEGDLARAIFAIPAVKGVEFGAGFSVAGKRGSENNDAFTISDGKVVTVTNNAGGILGGISNGMPVVVRVAFKPTPSIARIQNTVDLQKMTDTSLEVKGRHDACIVPRAVPVVEAMMAVTLCDFAMRAGLIPEVIR